A genomic window from Micromonospora sp. WMMA1947 includes:
- the pepN gene encoding aminopeptidase N → MPSLTRAEATARRASISVESYDVDLDLTGDAERFRSAVTIRFRATPGAETFVDVKPRRLLAARLNGRDLDPALLAGDRLPLTGLAEDNTLTVEAEMVYSNTGEGLHRFVDPADGETYLYAMSFLDDGPRIFAAFDQPDLKAPVTLTVTAPPEWTVAANGADADRPAPGRWEFATTEPLATYFVSLIAGPWHVLRAEHDGIPLGLYCRRSLAAHLDADAEEIFTVTRQCFDRFHELFAERYPFGKYDQAFVPEFNAGAMENPGLVTIRDDYVFRSAVTDTQRELRATTIAHEMAHMWFGDLVTMSWWDDLWLNESFAEYLGTRVTAEATRFDRAWTTFASRRKGWGYTADQRPSTHPVAPEEVADAARALLNFDGISYAKGASVLRQLVAWLGDEAFLAGLNAHFAAHRFGNATLADLLAALGTASGRDLDGWAERWLRRAQVNTLRVETAVDADGRWTEVAIVQTAPASHPVLRPHRIGVAHHIADGPAYRFEVDLDPDADGGRTPLPELVGRPATGLVLPNAGDLTFAKIRLDPASADAVPLLLPGLDDSLARALLWAETLDAVTDGERPAGALAGLIGAALPAETEVTIVEDVLLLSRRLIDRYLDPLARDAALLRVANACAALLDSAPAGGSLQLAAARGLVGATTDTAMLTGWLAGKGVPPGLAIDTDLRWAVLRRLVVLGAAGASEIDAEAAADRSSTGAEQAAACRAALPDADAKRAAWEIVTRSTELSNRLVEATAEGFWQPEQAELTAGYVQRYFTDMPMAARLRTAWVADAVTVAAYPRYAVAQTTREMAAALLTRDDLTPGLRRWVTDLDDDMRRALVARTAVAAAAA, encoded by the coding sequence ATGCCGAGCCTCACCCGTGCAGAGGCGACCGCGCGCCGCGCGTCGATCAGTGTCGAGTCCTACGATGTGGACCTCGACCTGACCGGCGACGCCGAGCGGTTCCGCTCCGCCGTCACCATCCGGTTCCGGGCCACCCCCGGCGCCGAGACCTTCGTCGACGTCAAGCCGCGCCGACTCCTCGCCGCCCGCCTCAACGGCCGCGACCTCGACCCGGCCCTGCTCGCCGGCGACCGGCTGCCGCTGACCGGCCTGGCCGAGGACAACACGCTCACCGTCGAGGCCGAGATGGTCTACTCCAACACCGGCGAAGGGCTGCACCGTTTCGTCGACCCGGCCGACGGCGAGACGTACCTGTACGCGATGTCCTTCCTGGACGACGGGCCGCGCATCTTCGCCGCGTTCGACCAGCCCGACCTGAAGGCGCCGGTGACGCTGACCGTCACGGCGCCGCCGGAGTGGACAGTCGCCGCCAACGGGGCGGACGCCGACCGCCCCGCGCCCGGCCGCTGGGAGTTCGCCACCACCGAGCCGCTCGCGACCTACTTCGTCTCGCTGATCGCCGGGCCCTGGCACGTGCTGCGCGCCGAGCACGACGGCATCCCGCTCGGCCTCTACTGTCGGCGCTCGCTCGCCGCCCACCTGGACGCCGACGCCGAGGAGATCTTCACCGTCACCCGGCAGTGCTTCGACCGCTTCCACGAGCTGTTCGCCGAGCGCTACCCGTTCGGCAAGTACGACCAGGCGTTCGTGCCGGAGTTCAACGCCGGCGCGATGGAGAACCCGGGCCTGGTCACGATCCGCGACGACTACGTCTTCCGCTCCGCTGTCACCGACACCCAGCGGGAGCTGCGCGCCACCACCATCGCCCACGAGATGGCGCACATGTGGTTCGGCGACCTGGTCACCATGAGCTGGTGGGACGACCTGTGGCTCAACGAGTCCTTCGCCGAATACCTGGGCACCCGGGTCACCGCCGAGGCGACCCGGTTCGACCGGGCGTGGACCACGTTCGCGAGCCGCCGCAAGGGCTGGGGCTACACCGCCGACCAGCGCCCCTCCACCCACCCGGTGGCGCCGGAGGAGGTGGCCGACGCCGCGCGGGCGCTGCTCAACTTCGACGGCATCTCGTACGCCAAGGGGGCCAGCGTGCTGCGTCAGCTCGTCGCCTGGCTCGGTGACGAGGCGTTCCTGGCCGGGCTGAACGCGCACTTCGCCGCGCACCGGTTCGGCAACGCGACGCTCGCCGACCTGCTGGCCGCCCTGGGTACGGCGAGCGGCCGCGACCTGGACGGCTGGGCGGAACGCTGGCTGCGCCGCGCGCAGGTGAACACGCTGCGGGTCGAGACCGCTGTGGACGCCGACGGGCGGTGGACCGAGGTGGCGATCGTGCAGACCGCCCCGGCGAGCCACCCGGTGCTGCGGCCGCACCGCATCGGCGTGGCCCACCACATCGCTGACGGCCCGGCGTACCGGTTCGAGGTCGACCTCGACCCGGACGCCGACGGTGGCCGCACTCCGCTGCCGGAGCTGGTCGGGCGGCCCGCCACCGGGCTCGTGCTGCCGAACGCCGGTGACCTGACGTTCGCGAAGATCCGGCTCGATCCGGCCTCGGCGGACGCGGTGCCGCTGTTGCTTCCCGGCCTCGACGACTCGCTGGCCCGGGCGCTGCTCTGGGCCGAGACGCTGGACGCGGTCACCGACGGGGAACGGCCGGCCGGCGCGCTCGCCGGGCTGATCGGGGCGGCGCTGCCGGCCGAGACCGAGGTGACGATCGTCGAGGACGTGCTGCTGCTCAGCCGCCGGCTGATCGACCGCTACCTCGACCCGCTCGCCCGGGACGCGGCGCTGCTGCGGGTGGCGAACGCCTGCGCGGCGCTGCTCGACTCGGCGCCCGCGGGCGGTTCCCTGCAACTGGCGGCGGCGCGGGGTCTGGTCGGCGCCACCACCGACACCGCGATGCTGACCGGCTGGCTCGCCGGCAAGGGGGTGCCGCCAGGGCTGGCGATCGACACCGACCTGCGCTGGGCGGTGCTGCGCCGGCTCGTGGTGCTCGGTGCGGCCGGCGCATCGGAGATCGACGCCGAGGCCGCCGCCGACCGCAGCTCCACCGGCGCCGAGCAGGCCGCCGCGTGTCGGGCCGCGCTGCCCGACGCCGACGCGAAGCGGGCCGCCTGGGAGATCGTCACCCGCAGCACCGAGCTGTCCAACCGGCTGGTCGAGGCCACCGCCGAGGGCTTCTGGCAGCCCGAGCAGGCCGAACTGACCGCCGGGTACGTGCAGCGCTACTTCACCGACATGCCGATGGCGGCGCGTCTGCGTACCGCGTGGGTGGCCGACGCGGTCACGGTGGCCGCGTACCCCCGCTACGCCGTGGCGCAGACCACCCGGGAGATGGCCGCGGCGCTGCTGACCCGCGACGACCTCACGCCCGGCCTGCGGCGGTGGGTGACCGACCTGGACGACGACATGCGCCGGGCGCTCGTGGCCCGGACGGCGGTGGCCGCCGCGGCGGCCTGA
- a CDS encoding DegV family protein has product MPVAVVTDSTAYLPPDLVRARGLTVVPLTVVLNGAEGLEGIETSPADATRALSGRRVSVSTSRPAPEQFAQVYRALLADGADGVVSVHLSAELSGTVEAARLAAAEVGDDRVTVVDSRSTGMGLGFPALAAAAAAARGADLTGVRDAALDAVARTTIYFYVDTLEFLRRGGRINAAEALLGTALSVKPIMHMPDGAIVVKDKVRTASRGVARLVDLAVEAAGDAEVDLAVHHLAAPQRAEQLLAALTERLGDRLHDTYVTEAGAVVAAHAGPGLACVVVHRRTP; this is encoded by the coding sequence ATGCCCGTCGCGGTCGTCACCGACTCCACCGCCTACCTGCCCCCCGACCTGGTCCGCGCACGCGGGCTCACCGTCGTCCCGCTGACCGTCGTGCTCAACGGCGCGGAAGGACTGGAGGGCATCGAGACCTCCCCGGCCGACGCCACCCGGGCGCTGAGCGGCCGTCGGGTCTCGGTGAGCACGTCCCGGCCCGCGCCGGAACAGTTCGCGCAGGTCTACCGCGCGCTGCTCGCCGACGGCGCCGACGGCGTGGTGTCGGTGCACCTGTCCGCCGAGCTGTCCGGCACCGTCGAGGCCGCCCGGCTCGCCGCCGCCGAGGTCGGCGACGACCGGGTCACCGTCGTCGACAGCCGATCCACCGGCATGGGTCTCGGCTTCCCGGCGCTCGCGGCCGCCGCGGCCGCCGCGCGGGGCGCCGACCTGACCGGGGTACGCGACGCGGCGCTGGACGCGGTCGCCCGGACCACCATCTACTTCTACGTCGACACGCTGGAGTTCCTGCGCCGGGGCGGCCGGATCAACGCGGCCGAGGCGCTGCTCGGCACCGCCCTCTCGGTCAAGCCGATCATGCACATGCCGGACGGCGCGATCGTGGTCAAGGACAAGGTCCGTACCGCCAGCCGGGGCGTGGCACGCCTGGTCGACCTCGCCGTCGAGGCAGCAGGTGACGCCGAGGTGGACCTCGCCGTGCACCACCTCGCCGCGCCGCAACGGGCCGAGCAGTTGCTGGCGGCGCTGACCGAGCGGCTGGGCGACCGCCTGCACGACACGTACGTCACCGAGGCCGGAGCCGTGGTCGCCGCGCACGCCGGGCCGGGGCTGGCGTGCGTGGTGGTCCACCGCCGCACGCCCTAG
- a CDS encoding histidine phosphatase family protein, translating into MTRLIIWRHGNTDWNAASRVQGQTDVPLNDLGREQARAAAPVLAALRPDAIVASDLRRAADTAAALAALTGLPVRSDARLRERHFGQWQGLTLTEVAERFPDEYARWRAGDPDPGAGIEPLGDLGARLGAGFQDAADLATGGTVVVTTHGGGARQGVGHLLGWDHTVLRSLGSLANCHWTELRHDEVRGWHLRAHNVGLITQPALTDAV; encoded by the coding sequence ATGACCCGCCTGATCATCTGGCGGCACGGCAACACCGACTGGAACGCCGCGAGCCGGGTCCAGGGGCAGACCGACGTGCCGCTCAACGACCTCGGCCGGGAACAGGCCCGCGCCGCCGCGCCGGTGCTCGCCGCGCTGCGCCCGGACGCCATCGTCGCCAGCGACCTGCGCCGGGCCGCCGACACCGCAGCCGCGCTCGCGGCGCTGACCGGGCTGCCGGTCCGCTCCGACGCCCGGCTGCGCGAACGGCACTTCGGCCAGTGGCAGGGCCTCACCCTGACCGAGGTGGCCGAGCGGTTCCCCGACGAGTACGCCCGCTGGCGGGCCGGTGACCCCGACCCGGGCGCCGGCATCGAGCCCCTGGGCGACCTGGGCGCCCGGCTCGGCGCCGGCTTCCAGGACGCCGCCGACCTGGCCACCGGCGGCACCGTCGTGGTGACCACCCACGGCGGCGGGGCCCGGCAGGGCGTCGGGCACCTGCTCGGCTGGGACCACACCGTGCTGCGCAGCCTCGGCTCCCTGGCGAACTGCCACTGGACCGAACTGCGCCACGACGAGGTTCGGGGCTGGCACCTGCGGGCGCACAACGTCGGGCTGATCACCCAGCCGGCGCTCACCGACGCGGTCTGA
- a CDS encoding phage holin family protein — MTVPTQDPGYQAAGAPPHADEVRSSSIGDLMRQVTTDLSTLMRQEVELAKAEIRQEGKKAGKAAGLFGGAGFGGYMVALFVSIAIWQFLDNVMDSGLAALIVAVIWAAVAAVLYSMGKKNAERIRGLKQTNDSVQRIPDALKPHPEGVTR; from the coding sequence ATGACCGTACCCACGCAGGACCCCGGCTATCAGGCGGCGGGCGCCCCGCCCCACGCCGACGAGGTGCGGAGCAGCTCGATCGGCGACCTGATGCGTCAGGTCACCACGGACCTGTCCACGCTGATGCGCCAGGAGGTCGAGCTGGCCAAGGCGGAGATCCGCCAGGAGGGCAAGAAGGCGGGCAAGGCCGCCGGACTGTTCGGCGGCGCCGGCTTCGGCGGCTACATGGTGGCGCTCTTCGTCTCGATCGCGATCTGGCAGTTCCTCGACAACGTCATGGACTCCGGGCTGGCCGCGCTGATCGTGGCCGTCATCTGGGCCGCTGTCGCGGCGGTCCTGTACTCGATGGGCAAGAAGAACGCCGAGCGGATCCGCGGCCTGAAGCAGACCAACGACAGCGTGCAGCGCATTCCCGACGCGCTCAAGCCGCACCCGGAGGGAGTGACCCGATGA
- a CDS encoding glycosyltransferase family 2 protein translates to MTRPTAAQPRDQAAASAPVRLPMAYVLPLRARDDEGLDELTGYLRELSRWVDVVVVDGSAPELFARHADAWRGLVRHVPPDPALRGRNGKVLGVLTGVALARHEHVVIADDDVRYDRPALCAVHQMLDGVDLVRPQNHFDPLPWHAWWDTGRTLLARVVGGDWPGTVAVRRSTFLAMGGYDPDVLFENLELVRTVRAYGGSTATPAWLYVRRLPPTAGHFLGQRVRQAYDETARPVWLLAALAVLPATAVALATRRTGLLLRAGLATVAVAELGRRRAGGARVFPAHTSLAAPAWVLERGLCAWLAVGRRLRGGVPYAGDRVRTAANSTRVLRRRMTRRRPDDLVLWVETGAVPSPPLRAEV, encoded by the coding sequence GTGACCCGACCGACCGCCGCGCAGCCGCGCGACCAGGCCGCCGCGTCCGCGCCGGTCCGGCTCCCGATGGCGTACGTCCTGCCGCTGCGCGCCCGCGACGACGAGGGCCTGGACGAGCTGACCGGGTACCTGCGCGAGCTGAGCCGCTGGGTCGACGTGGTGGTGGTGGACGGATCGGCGCCGGAGCTGTTCGCCCGGCACGCCGACGCCTGGCGCGGGCTGGTGCGGCACGTACCGCCGGACCCGGCGCTGCGCGGTCGCAACGGCAAGGTGCTCGGCGTGCTCACCGGCGTCGCGCTGGCCCGGCACGAGCACGTGGTGATCGCCGACGACGACGTCCGGTACGACCGGCCGGCCCTGTGCGCGGTGCACCAGATGCTGGACGGGGTGGACCTGGTCCGGCCGCAGAACCACTTCGACCCGCTGCCCTGGCACGCCTGGTGGGACACCGGCCGGACGCTGCTGGCCCGCGTGGTCGGCGGCGACTGGCCGGGCACGGTCGCGGTGCGGCGGAGCACGTTCCTGGCGATGGGCGGCTACGACCCCGACGTGCTCTTCGAGAACCTGGAACTGGTCCGGACCGTGCGCGCGTACGGCGGCAGCACCGCCACCCCGGCGTGGCTGTACGTGCGGCGACTCCCGCCCACCGCCGGGCACTTCCTCGGGCAGCGCGTCCGCCAGGCGTACGACGAGACGGCCCGGCCGGTGTGGCTGCTGGCCGCGCTGGCGGTGCTGCCGGCGACGGCCGTCGCGCTCGCCACCCGCCGGACCGGGCTGCTGCTGCGGGCCGGGCTGGCGACTGTCGCGGTGGCGGAGCTGGGCCGGCGACGGGCGGGCGGTGCCCGCGTCTTCCCGGCGCACACGAGCCTGGCCGCGCCCGCCTGGGTGCTGGAGCGCGGCCTGTGCGCCTGGCTGGCGGTGGGCCGGCGGCTGCGCGGCGGGGTGCCCTACGCGGGCGACCGGGTGCGGACGGCGGCCAACTCCACACGGGTTCTCCGCCGGCGGATGACCCGGCGCCGCCCCGACGACCTGGTGCTCTGGGTGGAGACCGGAGCCGTGCCCTCACCACCGCTGCGCGCCGAGGTGTAA
- a CDS encoding DUF397 domain-containing protein — MGQHPKGDFDLSRAVWQRAEGDTSEGAVEVAFVDDLIGMRNSAEPDGPVLVFTQAEWDAFVAGAQDGEFDLD, encoded by the coding sequence ATGGGTCAGCACCCCAAGGGCGATTTCGACCTCTCCCGGGCGGTTTGGCAGCGGGCTGAGGGCGACACCTCCGAGGGAGCGGTCGAAGTGGCCTTCGTCGATGACCTGATCGGTATGCGCAACTCCGCCGAGCCGGACGGGCCGGTGCTGGTCTTCACCCAGGCCGAGTGGGATGCGTTCGTCGCGGGCGCCCAGGACGGCGAGTTCGACCTGGACTGA
- a CDS encoding cytochrome P450, translated as MSTMPSDRSPDSTIAFLREGYRFVGSRCDRLGTDVFQTRLLLEPTICLRGREAAELFYDEERFVRRGAMPMRGQRTLTGVGGVQGLDGQAHRVRKAMFMSIMTPAAIRRLGEIFDEQWRARIPDWAEGGPVVLYDEVGEILTRTVWAWAGVPLAEADVPRRTAEMHAMIEAPAALGPRHWRGRLGRRRAQRWAGELIERVRAGAVPAPEGSALAVVAGHRDERGLPLPRRIAAVELLNVLRPTVAVDRYVVFAALALHDHPHWRDRLPGDDAATEQFVQEVRRYYPFFPVAAARVRRSFQWRGYAFPQGRRVLLDLYGTNHHPDVWPEPEQFRPERFAGWRDDPFGLVPQGGGDHFTGHRCAGEWITIELMKRAVTNLTGAMSYRVPPQDLALDLGAMPALPPGGLLLDGVRPLDGARPGGVRPPR; from the coding sequence ATGAGCACCATGCCGAGCGACCGGAGCCCGGACAGCACGATCGCGTTTCTCCGGGAGGGCTACCGCTTCGTCGGCTCCCGCTGCGACCGCCTCGGCACCGACGTCTTCCAGACCCGGCTGCTGCTGGAACCGACCATCTGCCTGCGCGGCCGGGAGGCCGCCGAGCTGTTCTACGACGAGGAGCGGTTCGTCCGGCGCGGCGCCATGCCGATGCGCGGGCAGCGCACGCTCACCGGCGTCGGCGGCGTGCAGGGCCTCGACGGGCAGGCGCACCGGGTCCGCAAGGCGATGTTCATGTCGATCATGACCCCGGCCGCGATCCGCCGCCTCGGGGAGATCTTCGACGAGCAGTGGCGGGCCCGGATCCCCGACTGGGCCGAGGGCGGCCCGGTGGTGCTCTACGACGAGGTGGGCGAGATCCTGACCCGTACGGTCTGGGCCTGGGCCGGGGTGCCGCTGGCCGAGGCCGACGTGCCGCGCCGCACCGCCGAGATGCACGCGATGATCGAGGCCCCGGCCGCGCTGGGCCCCCGGCACTGGCGCGGACGGCTCGGCCGTCGGCGCGCGCAACGCTGGGCCGGCGAGCTGATCGAGCGGGTACGCGCCGGCGCGGTGCCCGCCCCGGAGGGCAGCGCGCTGGCGGTGGTGGCCGGGCACCGGGACGAGCGGGGTCTGCCGCTGCCCCGCCGGATCGCCGCTGTGGAACTGCTGAACGTGCTGCGCCCCACCGTCGCGGTGGACCGGTACGTGGTCTTCGCCGCGCTGGCGCTGCACGACCACCCGCACTGGCGGGACCGCCTGCCCGGCGACGACGCCGCGACCGAGCAGTTCGTGCAGGAGGTACGGCGCTACTACCCGTTCTTCCCGGTCGCCGCGGCCCGGGTGCGCCGCTCGTTCCAGTGGCGGGGGTACGCGTTCCCGCAGGGCCGGCGGGTGCTGCTCGACCTGTACGGCACGAACCACCACCCCGACGTGTGGCCCGAGCCGGAGCAGTTCCGCCCCGAGCGCTTCGCCGGGTGGCGCGACGATCCCTTCGGCCTGGTCCCGCAGGGCGGCGGCGACCACTTCACCGGCCACCGCTGCGCCGGTGAGTGGATCACGATCGAGCTGATGAAGCGGGCCGTGACGAACCTGACCGGCGCGATGAGCTACCGCGTACCGCCGCAGGACCTGGCGCTCGACCTCGGCGCCATGCCGGCGTTGCCGCCCGGCGGGCTGCTGCTCGACGGGGTACGCCCGCTCGACGGGGCACGCCCGGGCGGGGTACGCCCGCCGCGCTGA
- a CDS encoding cyclase has product MPSNATRWTLAGAAAVAALGVTRTVARRRHRHQPDREDGWYVVRRGITVNRPVDEVIGFWTDRERLDRGLAEWATLEQLDANRWRCVAADPAGGGTEWRAEITVDGPGRLSWRVTDGPVAQRGRVELAAAPQDRGTEIRAELWWRSGPIRRAVGLVGGSDPDLGLRTALRRIKSLVETGQVLDTRHDPSGRSPRQERATDKVREKLMVGGRP; this is encoded by the coding sequence ATGCCCAGCAACGCGACGAGATGGACGCTGGCCGGCGCTGCCGCGGTGGCCGCGCTCGGAGTCACCCGGACGGTGGCCCGTCGGCGGCACCGGCACCAGCCCGACCGGGAGGACGGCTGGTACGTGGTGCGCCGCGGGATCACCGTGAACCGGCCGGTGGACGAGGTGATCGGGTTCTGGACCGACCGGGAACGGCTCGACCGAGGGCTGGCCGAGTGGGCCACGCTGGAGCAGCTCGACGCGAACCGGTGGCGCTGTGTGGCAGCCGACCCGGCCGGCGGCGGCACCGAGTGGCGGGCCGAGATCACCGTCGACGGGCCGGGCCGGTTGAGCTGGCGGGTCACCGACGGGCCGGTCGCCCAGCGCGGCCGGGTCGAGCTGGCCGCCGCCCCCCAGGACCGGGGCACCGAGATCCGGGCCGAGCTGTGGTGGCGTTCCGGGCCGATCCGGCGGGCGGTCGGCCTCGTCGGCGGCAGCGACCCGGACCTGGGACTGCGCACGGCGCTGCGCCGGATCAAGTCGCTGGTCGAGACCGGGCAGGTGCTCGACACCCGGCACGACCCGTCCGGGCGCAGCCCGCGCCAGGAACGGGCGACGGACAAGGTACGCGAGAAGCTGATGGTGGGAGGACGACCGTGA
- a CDS encoding zinc-dependent alcohol dehydrogenase, whose amino-acid sequence MRALCWGGVGKLAVRDVPEPTIRSGGDIIVKVRASSVCGSDLHLINGYLPAMREGDILGHEFMGEVVETGPDVRRISVGDRVVVGSVVACGSCWYCRTEQFSLCDNSNPQPVFTEKLWGHSPAGILGYSHAAGGYAGSHAEYIRVPFGDVGAFTVPDGVPDDSVVFASDAMPTGWMAADFCDLKGGEVVAVWGAGGVGQMAARSAQILGAERVVVIDRLPERLATAAQRLGVETINYAETDVLEALREMTAGRGPDACIEAVGMESHDVGPAYAYDKAKQTVRAQTDRPTSVRQAIMAARKGGTVSIVGVYGGLVDKFPLGAAMNKALVLRMGQMHAQRYIPMLLDRVAAGEIDPGYLVTHPMSLEQGARGYEIFEKKEDGCLRTVLHPQAA is encoded by the coding sequence GTGAGGGCGTTGTGCTGGGGGGGCGTCGGCAAGCTGGCGGTGCGGGACGTGCCGGAGCCGACCATCAGGTCCGGCGGCGACATCATCGTCAAGGTGCGCGCGAGCAGCGTCTGCGGCTCCGACCTGCACCTGATCAACGGTTACCTGCCGGCGATGCGCGAGGGTGACATCCTCGGCCACGAGTTCATGGGCGAGGTGGTCGAGACCGGTCCGGACGTGCGGCGCATCTCCGTCGGCGACCGGGTGGTGGTCGGCTCGGTGGTGGCCTGCGGCTCGTGCTGGTACTGCCGCACCGAGCAGTTCTCGCTCTGCGACAACTCCAACCCGCAGCCGGTCTTCACCGAGAAGCTGTGGGGCCACTCGCCCGCCGGCATCCTCGGCTACTCGCACGCGGCGGGCGGCTACGCGGGCAGCCACGCCGAGTACATCCGGGTGCCCTTCGGCGACGTCGGCGCGTTCACCGTGCCGGACGGGGTGCCGGACGACTCGGTGGTGTTCGCCTCCGACGCCATGCCGACCGGCTGGATGGCCGCCGACTTCTGCGATCTCAAGGGCGGCGAGGTGGTAGCTGTCTGGGGCGCCGGTGGCGTCGGCCAGATGGCGGCCCGGTCCGCGCAGATCCTCGGCGCCGAGCGGGTCGTGGTCATCGACCGGCTGCCGGAACGGCTCGCCACCGCGGCGCAGCGCCTCGGCGTGGAGACGATCAACTACGCGGAGACCGACGTGCTGGAGGCGCTGCGGGAGATGACCGCCGGGCGCGGCCCGGACGCCTGCATCGAGGCCGTCGGCATGGAGTCGCACGACGTCGGCCCGGCGTACGCGTACGACAAGGCCAAGCAGACGGTACGCGCGCAGACCGACCGCCCCACCTCGGTCCGGCAGGCGATCATGGCGGCCCGCAAGGGCGGCACGGTGAGCATCGTCGGCGTGTACGGCGGCCTGGTGGACAAGTTCCCGCTCGGCGCGGCCATGAACAAGGCCCTGGTGCTGCGGATGGGGCAGATGCACGCCCAGCGCTACATCCCGATGCTGCTGGACCGGGTCGCGGCCGGCGAGATCGACCCCGGCTACCTGGTCACCCACCCGATGTCGCTGGAGCAGGGCGCCCGGGGCTACGAGATCTTCGAGAAGAAGGAGGACGGCTGCCTGCGTACCGTGCTGCACCCGCAGGCCGCCTGA
- the rsfS gene encoding ribosome silencing factor, whose product MTVSERAHELAIAAAQAAADKKAQDIVIIDVGDQLAITDAFLLAAAPNERQVLAIVDAIEERLLELPEKAKPVRREGERGGRWVLLDYVDIVVHVQHTEEREFYALDRLWKDCPQIPFTDRDLADSAAGTATAE is encoded by the coding sequence GTGACAGTTTCCGAACGCGCGCACGAGCTGGCGATCGCCGCCGCCCAGGCCGCGGCCGACAAGAAGGCACAGGACATCGTCATCATCGACGTGGGCGACCAGCTCGCGATCACCGACGCGTTCCTGCTGGCCGCCGCTCCGAACGAGCGTCAGGTGCTCGCCATCGTCGACGCCATCGAGGAGCGCCTGCTCGAGCTGCCGGAGAAGGCCAAGCCGGTGCGCCGCGAGGGTGAGCGCGGCGGCCGCTGGGTGCTGCTCGACTACGTCGACATCGTGGTGCACGTCCAGCACACCGAGGAGCGCGAGTTCTACGCGCTCGACCGGCTCTGGAAGGACTGCCCGCAGATCCCGTTCACCGATCGCGACCTGGCCGACTCGGCCGCCGGCACCGCCACCGCCGAATGA
- the nadD gene encoding nicotinate-nucleotide adenylyltransferase codes for MEEDIRRVGIMGGTFDPIHHGHLVAASEVADRFGLDEVVFVPTGQPWQKAEEAVTPAEDRYLMTVIATASNPRFQVSRVDIDRGGPTYTVDTLRDLHAEYGPKAQLFFITGADALERILSWKDLDEALELAHFIGVTRPGFELTDKHLPADSVSLVQVPAMAISSTDCRARVARGEPVWYLVPDGVVQYIAKRRLYQR; via the coding sequence GTGGAGGAAGACATCCGGCGGGTCGGGATCATGGGTGGCACGTTCGACCCGATCCACCACGGGCACCTGGTGGCGGCGAGCGAGGTGGCCGACCGGTTCGGCCTGGACGAGGTCGTGTTCGTGCCGACCGGGCAACCGTGGCAGAAGGCGGAGGAAGCGGTCACCCCCGCCGAGGACCGCTACCTCATGACGGTGATCGCCACCGCCTCCAACCCGCGTTTCCAGGTGAGCCGGGTCGACATCGACCGGGGTGGTCCCACCTACACCGTCGACACGCTGCGCGACCTGCACGCCGAGTACGGCCCGAAGGCGCAGTTGTTCTTCATCACCGGTGCGGACGCCCTGGAGCGCATCCTCTCCTGGAAGGACCTGGACGAGGCGCTCGAACTGGCCCACTTCATCGGCGTGACCCGGCCCGGCTTCGAACTCACCGACAAGCACCTCCCGGCCGACTCGGTCAGCCTGGTGCAGGTGCCGGCGATGGCGATCTCCTCGACCGACTGCCGCGCGCGGGTCGCCCGGGGGGAGCCGGTGTGGTACTTGGTGCCCGACGGTGTGGTGCAGTACATCGCGAAACGGCGTCTTTACCAGCGGTGA
- a CDS encoding DUF3618 domain-containing protein: MSTDPEQIRREIEATRNNLSSDVDALAYKVSPSRIVDDRKQRVRSALTNVKDKVMGTASDLGHSTGNAAHSVGDHASSMASTVGDRAQSAAATVSDAAHRAPEVVRRKSEGNPIAAGVIAFGVGMLVSSLIPATRREQQVAAQVKEKATEHGGVVKEKLGEVAGELKEELREPAQHAAESVKATAQDAAHTVKDDGRAAAQDVRHSAEQVRS, encoded by the coding sequence ATGAGCACCGATCCCGAGCAGATCCGCCGCGAGATCGAAGCCACCCGCAACAACCTCAGCTCGGACGTGGACGCCCTGGCGTACAAGGTCAGCCCGAGCCGCATCGTCGACGACCGCAAGCAGCGCGTCCGCAGCGCGCTGACGAACGTGAAGGACAAGGTGATGGGAACCGCATCGGACCTCGGCCACAGCACCGGCAACGCCGCCCACTCGGTGGGCGACCACGCCTCCTCGATGGCGTCCACGGTGGGCGACAGGGCACAGTCCGCCGCCGCCACGGTGAGCGACGCCGCGCACCGGGCGCCGGAGGTGGTGCGGCGCAAGTCCGAGGGCAACCCGATCGCCGCCGGGGTGATCGCCTTCGGTGTCGGCATGCTGGTCTCCTCGCTGATCCCGGCCACCCGTCGCGAGCAGCAGGTCGCCGCGCAGGTCAAGGAGAAGGCCACCGAGCACGGCGGGGTGGTGAAGGAGAAGCTGGGCGAGGTCGCCGGTGAGCTGAAGGAGGAGCTGCGCGAGCCGGCGCAGCACGCCGCCGAGTCGGTGAAGGCCACCGCGCAGGACGCCGCGCACACGGTCAAGGATGACGGCCGCGCCGCCGCCCAGGACGTCCGGCACAGCGCCGAGCAGGTGCGGTCCTGA